In one window of Streptomyces roseofulvus DNA:
- a CDS encoding amphi-Trp domain-containing protein, which produces MKDFKFERKRSLSRQEAADQLTALADALRAGGEAELELSGGVLNLRIPDELRGEIELSVEGGEVELEVELKWPVAGAAGKKSSAGKPVVAKPAVTKAVAKKAAKKAAKKVARKAPDEKPSAKKVAAKKATAKKATAKKAAAEKAPSAEQAAPAGKAAKNAPGNGAEKGPAKKPSATRATAKPAKPGKSAKPGKAPAKRS; this is translated from the coding sequence ATGAAGGACTTCAAGTTCGAGCGCAAGCGGTCGCTCTCCCGGCAGGAGGCCGCCGACCAGCTGACCGCCCTGGCCGACGCGCTCAGGGCGGGCGGGGAGGCCGAACTCGAACTGAGCGGGGGCGTGCTGAACCTCCGGATCCCGGACGAGCTCCGCGGCGAGATCGAGCTGTCGGTGGAGGGCGGGGAGGTCGAGCTGGAGGTGGAGCTCAAGTGGCCGGTCGCCGGAGCCGCGGGGAAGAAGTCCTCCGCCGGGAAGCCGGTGGTGGCGAAGCCGGCGGTGACGAAGGCCGTGGCCAAGAAGGCGGCGAAGAAGGCCGCGAAGAAGGTCGCGCGGAAGGCGCCTGACGAGAAGCCTTCCGCGAAGAAGGTGGCGGCCAAGAAGGCGACCGCGAAGAAGGCGACCGCGAAGAAGGCGGCAGCCGAGAAGGCCCCGTCGGCCGAGCAGGCGGCGCCGGCCGGGAAGGCGGCGAAGAACGCCCCCGGGAACGGCGCCGAGAAGGGCCCGGCCAAGAAGCCTTCGGCGACGAGGGCCACGGCCAAGCCCGCCAAGCCCGGCAAGTCCGCCAAGCCCGGCAAGGCCCCCGCCAAGCGGTCGTGA
- a CDS encoding ABC transporter ATP-binding protein, giving the protein MTGGPGAPPGSIVHAEGLTKTHRGDRAPVHAVRGVDLTVREGEFVAVTGPSGAGKSTLLHLVGGLERPDTGRLWIGGERVDAYGEARWAVLRRRSVGVVFQFFNLVSHLTVADNVELPALLAGATPRAARASRAELLAELGLQGRENALPAALSGGEQQRVALARALVNQPALLLADEPAGSLDSKGTRDVLRLLARFHARGQTILMVTHDARMASAADRVISFFDGRIADDAPLGDPAPARPGVTGVLDLED; this is encoded by the coding sequence ATGACCGGAGGGCCCGGTGCCCCGCCGGGGTCGATCGTGCACGCGGAGGGCCTGACCAAGACCCACCGCGGCGACCGCGCCCCCGTCCACGCCGTCCGCGGCGTCGACCTCACCGTCCGGGAAGGCGAGTTCGTCGCCGTCACCGGCCCCTCCGGCGCCGGCAAGTCCACCCTCCTCCACCTCGTCGGCGGCCTCGAACGCCCCGACACCGGCCGCCTCTGGATCGGCGGCGAACGCGTCGACGCGTACGGCGAGGCACGCTGGGCCGTCCTGCGCCGCCGCAGCGTCGGCGTCGTCTTCCAGTTCTTCAACCTGGTCTCCCATCTCACCGTCGCCGACAACGTCGAGCTGCCCGCCCTCCTCGCCGGCGCCACCCCCCGCGCCGCCCGCGCGAGCCGCGCCGAACTCCTCGCCGAACTCGGTCTCCAGGGCCGCGAGAACGCCCTCCCCGCCGCCCTGTCCGGCGGCGAACAGCAGCGGGTCGCCCTCGCCCGCGCCCTCGTCAACCAGCCCGCCCTGCTGCTCGCCGACGAACCGGCCGGCAGCCTCGACAGCAAGGGCACCCGGGACGTCCTGCGCCTCCTCGCCCGCTTCCACGCCCGCGGCCAGACCATCCTCATGGTCACCCACGACGCCCGGATGGCGAGCGCCGCCGACCGCGTCATCAGCTTCTTCGACGGCCGGATCGCCGACGACGCCCCCCTCGGCGACCCCGCCCCCGCCCGCCCGGGGGTGACCGGAGTACTCGACCTGGAGGACTGA
- a CDS encoding ABC transporter substrate-binding protein, translated as MGWVRSVARGVLAVAVLLAGCAGGAPPSGAGPSGGRGALTFVTAGDLTDYLGPLVAEWNARRPAERVTLVELPDSADETRAQMLSELRSGSSRFDVLNIDVAWTSEFAAAGLVAPLERERFDLAAFLPPVVETATFRGRLYAVPYVTNAGLLYYRKDVLDAAGERPPRTWAELARLARTLAPRHGLGGYAGQFLPYEGLTVNVTEAIQSAGGTVLREEGARVGVDSDAARAALTFLADGVREGWIPREALRFTEEESRSAFEEGRLLFLRNWPYVYADAGRPGSKVAGRFEAAPLPGPYGPGTSVLGGSNLAVSARSRHPATAADFLAYLTSERVQRQVLTRGSLPPVRASLYTDPELVAAHPYLPILRESVLAAVPRPKSARYDQVSLAVQAVAQDVLALRTSPEEGVRRLTRELAAIPPLPAR; from the coding sequence ATGGGGTGGGTACGGTCCGTGGCGAGGGGCGTGCTGGCGGTGGCGGTGCTGCTGGCGGGGTGTGCCGGAGGCGCGCCGCCGTCCGGGGCGGGGCCGTCCGGGGGGCGGGGCGCGCTGACGTTCGTGACGGCGGGCGATCTCACGGACTATCTGGGTCCGTTGGTGGCGGAGTGGAACGCGCGGCGGCCGGCGGAGCGGGTGACGCTGGTGGAGCTGCCGGACTCCGCGGACGAGACGCGGGCGCAGATGCTGAGTGAACTCCGCTCGGGCAGCAGCCGGTTCGACGTGCTGAACATCGATGTGGCGTGGACGTCGGAGTTCGCGGCGGCGGGGCTGGTCGCGCCGCTGGAGCGGGAGCGTTTCGACCTGGCGGCGTTCCTGCCTCCGGTGGTGGAGACGGCGACGTTCCGGGGGCGGCTGTACGCGGTGCCGTACGTGACCAACGCCGGGTTGCTGTACTACCGCAAGGACGTGCTGGACGCGGCGGGCGAGCGGCCGCCGCGGACGTGGGCGGAGCTGGCGCGGCTGGCGCGGACGCTGGCGCCGCGGCACGGACTCGGCGGCTACGCGGGCCAGTTCCTGCCGTACGAGGGGCTGACGGTGAACGTGACGGAGGCGATCCAGTCGGCGGGCGGGACGGTGCTGCGGGAGGAGGGCGCGCGGGTCGGGGTGGACTCGGACGCGGCGCGGGCGGCGCTGACCTTCCTGGCCGACGGGGTGCGGGAGGGGTGGATCCCGCGGGAGGCGCTGCGGTTCACGGAGGAGGAGTCCAGGTCGGCGTTCGAGGAGGGGCGGCTGCTGTTCCTGCGGAACTGGCCGTATGTGTACGCGGACGCGGGGCGGCCGGGCTCGAAGGTGGCGGGGCGGTTCGAGGCGGCGCCGCTGCCGGGGCCGTACGGGCCGGGGACGAGCGTGCTCGGCGGCTCGAACCTGGCGGTGTCGGCCCGGTCGCGCCATCCGGCGACGGCCGCCGACTTCCTCGCGTATCTGACGAGCGAGCGGGTGCAGCGGCAGGTGCTGACGCGCGGGTCGCTGCCGCCGGTGCGGGCCTCGCTGTACACGGATCCTGAGCTGGTGGCGGCCCACCCGTATCTGCCGATCCTGCGGGAGAGCGTGCTGGCGGCGGTGCCGCGGCCGAAGAGCGCGCGGTACGACCAGGTGAGCCTGGCGGTGCAGGCGGTCGCGCAGGACGTGCTGGCGCTGCGGACCTCGCCGGAGGAGGGGGTGCGGCGGCTGACACGGGAGCTGGCCGCGATCCCTCCCCTGCCTGCACGTTAG
- a CDS encoding ADP-ribosylglycohydrolase family protein gives MTETPTAVRDALHGLAFGDAFGDRWFRILRRDGDAPLRARTLPSEEQWRWSDDTAQALVLVRELADGDGTVDQDRLAHALAAAYAGDTHRGYGASMHDVLRRIGAGEPWREVVAGQFDGQGSWGNGAAMRVAPLGAWHAADLDTAAEQAARQAVVSHHHPEAVAGAVAVALAAALATRSRGGPAPTRPDLLHAVAAHLPESDVRSGVRIAARMPAHTSVRHAAEVLGSGYRMSGPDTVPYALWCAAGHLDDLHEGLWTTVAGRGDIDTTCAIAGGVIAARTGVAALPAAWHASREPLPDAL, from the coding sequence ATGACCGAGACACCGACCGCCGTTCGGGACGCGCTGCACGGGCTCGCCTTCGGCGACGCCTTCGGCGACCGCTGGTTCCGGATCCTCCGCCGGGACGGCGACGCACCGCTCCGGGCGCGCACGCTGCCGTCCGAGGAGCAGTGGCGCTGGAGCGACGACACCGCGCAGGCGCTCGTCCTCGTACGGGAACTCGCCGACGGCGACGGCACCGTCGACCAGGACCGCCTCGCCCACGCCCTCGCCGCCGCCTACGCCGGTGACACGCACCGGGGCTACGGCGCCTCCATGCACGACGTCCTGCGCAGGATCGGCGCCGGCGAGCCCTGGCGCGAGGTCGTCGCCGGCCAGTTCGACGGACAGGGATCGTGGGGCAACGGCGCCGCCATGCGGGTCGCCCCGCTCGGCGCCTGGCACGCCGCCGACCTCGACACCGCCGCCGAACAGGCGGCCCGGCAGGCCGTCGTCTCCCACCACCACCCCGAGGCGGTCGCCGGAGCCGTGGCCGTCGCCCTCGCCGCCGCACTGGCGACCCGCAGCCGCGGCGGCCCCGCCCCGACGCGCCCCGACCTCCTCCACGCCGTCGCCGCGCACCTCCCGGAGAGCGACGTCCGCTCCGGCGTCCGGATCGCAGCCCGCATGCCCGCGCACACCTCCGTCCGGCACGCCGCCGAAGTCCTCGGCTCCGGCTACCGCATGTCGGGCCCCGACACCGTCCCCTACGCCCTCTGGTGCGCGGCCGGCCACCTCGACGACCTCCACGAGGGCCTCTGGACCACGGTCGCCGGACGCGGCGACATCGACACCACCTGCGCCATCGCGGGCGGCGTGATCGCCGCCCGCACGGGTGTGGCCGCCCTCCCCGCGGCCTGGCACGCGTCCCGCGAGCCGCTCCCGGACGCCCTCTGA
- a CDS encoding PadR family transcriptional regulator, whose amino-acid sequence MRQQLLALLTRGPAHGYELKQGLEQLLGSAYPQPNVGQVYVTLGRLEKSGLIEGEDVEQTGRPNKRIYRLTDAGREAVAAWFEDTTDEPRVRDGFFMKLALAPLSGLADPIALINRQRRQHLNTMRSLSRLAAGEDRDNKIAQLLIEGAMLHLQADLDWLERCQEELE is encoded by the coding sequence GTGCGGCAGCAGCTGCTGGCACTGCTCACCCGGGGCCCCGCCCACGGCTACGAGCTCAAGCAGGGTCTTGAACAACTCCTCGGCTCCGCCTACCCTCAGCCCAACGTCGGCCAGGTCTACGTGACCCTCGGCCGACTGGAGAAGAGCGGACTCATCGAGGGCGAGGACGTCGAGCAGACGGGCCGCCCGAACAAGCGGATCTACCGCCTGACCGACGCCGGACGGGAGGCCGTCGCCGCGTGGTTCGAGGACACCACCGACGAACCCCGGGTGCGCGACGGATTCTTCATGAAACTCGCCCTCGCCCCCCTCTCCGGACTCGCCGACCCCATCGCCCTGATCAACCGGCAGCGGCGGCAGCACCTCAACACCATGCGCAGCCTCTCCCGGCTCGCCGCCGGCGAGGACCGGGACAACAAGATCGCCCAGCTCCTCATCGAGGGCGCGATGCTGCACCTCCAGGCCGACCTCGACTGGCTGGAGCGCTGTCAGGAGGAGCTCGAATGA
- a CDS encoding ABC transporter substrate-binding protein: MRRPSLTTLRAAGALSATLALALTATACGSTDDSASGGELSGTTVTVAGVWTGSEQKNFKKVLDAFGAKTGAKTVFVPSGDNVSTFVGSKIEGGNAPDVVLVPQVGVLQQFAEAGWLKPLSEKAASTAAGNLAPVWKNYGTVDGTFYGLYFKAAHKSTVWYAPDALEQAGVTEPKSWEELLAAGRTLADSGRPAFAVAGEDGWTLTDWFENVYLSQAGPEKYDRLARHELKWTDPSVVTALTTLAEVFKDERLVAGGAAEALRTDFPGSVEKVFGPEPKAALVYEGDFVGGVAKDEFGRKPGEDAKFFPFPPVGSGKAPVVSGGDAAVVLKDAKNADAGMRFLEYLATPEAAAVWAGAGGFLSPNKDVKPEAYADDTARATAASLVAAGDDVRFDMSDQAPAAFGGTKGAGEWKLLQDFLRDPSDPARTAAALEAAAAKAYGN; encoded by the coding sequence ATGCGACGACCCTCCCTCACCACCCTCCGCGCCGCCGGCGCGCTCTCCGCCACCCTCGCCCTCGCGCTCACCGCCACCGCCTGCGGCAGCACCGACGACAGCGCGTCCGGCGGCGAACTCAGCGGCACGACCGTCACGGTCGCCGGCGTCTGGACCGGCAGCGAACAGAAGAACTTCAAGAAGGTCCTCGACGCGTTCGGCGCGAAGACCGGCGCCAAGACCGTCTTCGTCCCCTCCGGCGACAACGTCTCCACCTTCGTCGGCAGCAAGATCGAGGGCGGCAACGCCCCCGACGTCGTCCTCGTCCCCCAGGTCGGCGTCCTCCAGCAGTTCGCCGAGGCCGGCTGGCTCAAGCCGCTGTCGGAGAAGGCCGCATCGACCGCCGCGGGCAACCTCGCACCGGTCTGGAAGAACTACGGCACGGTCGACGGCACCTTCTACGGCCTCTACTTCAAGGCCGCCCACAAGTCGACCGTCTGGTACGCCCCCGACGCGCTGGAACAGGCCGGGGTGACCGAGCCGAAGAGCTGGGAGGAACTCCTCGCGGCCGGCCGGACGCTCGCCGACTCCGGCAGGCCCGCCTTCGCCGTCGCCGGCGAGGACGGCTGGACCCTCACCGACTGGTTCGAGAACGTCTACCTCTCGCAGGCCGGACCGGAGAAGTACGACCGGCTGGCCCGCCACGAGCTGAAGTGGACCGACCCCAGCGTCGTCACCGCCCTCACCACCCTCGCCGAGGTCTTCAAGGACGAGCGGCTGGTCGCGGGTGGCGCGGCCGAGGCGCTCCGCACCGACTTCCCCGGCTCCGTGGAGAAGGTCTTCGGCCCCGAGCCCAAGGCCGCCCTGGTCTACGAGGGCGACTTCGTCGGGGGCGTCGCCAAGGACGAGTTCGGCCGGAAGCCCGGCGAGGACGCGAAGTTCTTCCCCTTCCCGCCGGTCGGCTCCGGCAAGGCGCCCGTCGTCAGCGGCGGCGACGCCGCCGTCGTCCTCAAGGACGCGAAGAACGCCGACGCCGGCATGCGCTTCCTGGAGTACCTGGCCACCCCGGAGGCGGCCGCCGTGTGGGCCGGCGCCGGCGGCTTCCTCTCCCCCAACAAGGACGTGAAGCCGGAGGCGTACGCCGACGACACCGCCCGCGCCACCGCCGCCTCGCTCGTCGCCGCCGGGGACGACGTCCGCTTCGACATGTCCGACCAGGCACCCGCCGCCTTCGGCGGCACCAAGGGCGCCGGCG
- a CDS encoding FtsX-like permease family protein gives MRATWRWVHSDLRTHRGEALFAVLASAGVIVSLLLSAALLSYAVNPWQRLFNQSRGSHVWIHGRDDGHGFDPADLAPLAALDEVAAVSGPFRTATAALETGGTRAGVVLRATGTSPPDTGRPLLTAGHWLTAGAPADQIVLERTLARTLWAEPGETVTVTLTGRHGPTTRTLRVAGVAETAEPRYRAGQGNGIGWILPGTLDRLDPATTGQTAGLRLKDPDDTDYAVQRAVTLLGAARIDQVTKWQQAKADIGGDDRLLGQIFAAFGLAALLAAAVAVAGAVRARVRGQAGDIAVLKAVGFTPGQVVRGFLLQHCGFAVAGAALGTAATLTLGRWTPGRIGDAVALWPRMPGHRAAVVGVPVAAVLLIAAATALAAWRAGRVPPVPAARSGHPAARPLSALGRRALGLRLSPVLVLGWRSAFTAPGRTRALGATARLALPLALITVALVAWTTLGQFRTDPARVGRAAALTVRTEQPPTGDGLTAALEAVPGVADAVPGAEFTALVPGQTGTLTLRGLGTRAAPYPHTVVEGRAPDGPDEAVAGQGLLDLLGVRVGEWVRMTVEGRPQILHLVGRSIEPDHGGRVVSTTLDTLRDGAPGLRPAFHALVLRPDADPRAVAAAVPAAAGARVEVRGTADPADGEGAPRGVLAALVAVLALIALVELLTLIGTGVRDRVRDLLALRAIGLTPRQIGAVVVTSAALTTLAAALLGTAAGAALGHRLVDAEAAATGLGAGVARLPDPAVLAALVLAVTATGALAALPPAVRTARRRLVDSAGETL, from the coding sequence ATGCGGGCGACCTGGCGATGGGTCCATTCCGACCTCCGCACCCACCGGGGCGAAGCCCTCTTCGCCGTCCTCGCCAGCGCCGGCGTCATCGTCTCCCTGCTCCTCTCCGCCGCCCTCCTCAGCTACGCCGTCAACCCCTGGCAGCGGCTCTTCAACCAGTCCCGGGGCAGCCACGTCTGGATCCACGGCCGCGACGACGGGCACGGATTCGACCCGGCCGACCTCGCCCCGCTCGCCGCCCTCGACGAGGTCGCCGCCGTCTCCGGCCCCTTCCGCACCGCCACCGCCGCCCTGGAGACCGGCGGCACCCGCGCCGGCGTCGTCCTGCGCGCCACCGGAACCAGCCCGCCCGACACGGGCCGCCCCCTCCTCACCGCCGGCCACTGGCTCACCGCCGGCGCCCCGGCCGACCAGATCGTCCTGGAACGCACCCTCGCCCGGACCCTGTGGGCCGAACCCGGCGAGACCGTCACCGTGACCCTCACCGGCCGGCACGGCCCCACCACCCGCACCCTGCGCGTCGCCGGCGTCGCCGAGACCGCCGAGCCGCGCTACCGGGCCGGCCAGGGCAACGGCATCGGCTGGATCCTCCCCGGCACCCTCGACCGCCTCGACCCCGCCACCACCGGACAGACCGCCGGCCTCCGCCTCAAGGACCCCGACGACACCGACTACGCCGTCCAGCGCGCCGTCACCCTCCTCGGCGCGGCCCGCATCGACCAGGTCACCAAATGGCAGCAGGCCAAGGCGGACATCGGGGGCGACGACCGGCTCCTCGGCCAGATCTTCGCCGCCTTCGGCCTCGCCGCCCTCCTCGCCGCGGCCGTCGCCGTCGCCGGGGCGGTCCGGGCCCGCGTCCGGGGACAGGCCGGCGACATCGCCGTCCTCAAGGCCGTCGGCTTCACCCCCGGGCAGGTCGTCCGCGGCTTCCTCCTCCAGCACTGCGGCTTCGCCGTCGCCGGCGCGGCACTCGGCACCGCCGCCACCCTCACCCTCGGGCGGTGGACCCCCGGCCGGATCGGCGACGCCGTCGCCCTCTGGCCCCGCATGCCCGGCCACCGCGCCGCCGTCGTCGGCGTCCCCGTCGCCGCCGTCCTCCTCATCGCCGCCGCCACCGCCCTCGCCGCCTGGCGGGCCGGCCGCGTCCCCCCGGTGCCCGCGGCCCGCTCGGGCCACCCGGCCGCCCGCCCGCTCTCCGCGCTCGGCCGCCGCGCCCTCGGACTCCGCCTCTCCCCGGTCCTCGTCCTCGGCTGGCGCTCCGCCTTCACCGCACCCGGCCGGACCCGGGCCCTCGGCGCCACGGCCCGGCTCGCCCTCCCGCTCGCCCTGATCACCGTGGCCCTCGTCGCCTGGACGACCCTCGGCCAGTTCCGTACCGACCCCGCCCGCGTCGGCCGGGCCGCCGCCCTCACCGTACGCACCGAACAGCCGCCGACCGGCGACGGCCTCACGGCCGCCCTGGAGGCCGTCCCCGGCGTCGCCGACGCCGTCCCGGGCGCCGAGTTCACCGCCCTCGTCCCCGGTCAGACCGGCACCCTCACCCTGCGCGGCCTCGGCACCCGCGCGGCGCCCTACCCCCACACCGTCGTCGAGGGCCGCGCCCCCGACGGCCCCGACGAGGCCGTCGCCGGCCAAGGCCTCCTCGACCTGCTCGGCGTACGGGTGGGGGAGTGGGTCCGGATGACCGTCGAGGGCCGCCCGCAGATCCTCCACCTGGTCGGCCGCAGCATCGAACCCGACCACGGCGGCCGGGTCGTCTCCACCACCCTCGACACCCTCCGCGACGGCGCCCCCGGCCTGCGCCCCGCCTTCCACGCCCTCGTCCTGCGCCCGGACGCCGACCCCCGGGCGGTCGCCGCCGCCGTCCCCGCGGCCGCCGGCGCCCGCGTCGAGGTCCGCGGCACCGCCGACCCGGCGGACGGCGAGGGAGCCCCCCGAGGCGTCCTCGCCGCGCTCGTCGCGGTCCTCGCCCTGATCGCCCTCGTCGAACTGCTCACCCTGATCGGCACCGGCGTACGCGACCGGGTCCGCGACCTGCTCGCCCTCCGGGCCATCGGCCTGACCCCCCGCCAGATCGGCGCCGTCGTCGTCACCTCCGCCGCCCTCACCACCCTGGCCGCCGCCCTCCTCGGCACGGCCGCGGGCGCGGCCCTCGGCCACCGCCTCGTCGACGCCGAAGCCGCGGCGACCGGCCTCGGCGCCGGCGTCGCCCGCCTGCCCGACCCGGCCGTCCTCGCCGCCCTGGTCCTCGCCGTCACCGCCACCGGAGCCCTCGCCGCCCTGCCGCCGGCGGTCCGCACGGCCCGCCGCCGCCTCGTCGACTCCGCCGGAGAGACGCTGTAG